One segment of Rattus norvegicus strain BN/NHsdMcwi chromosome 16, GRCr8, whole genome shotgun sequence DNA contains the following:
- the Ckap2 gene encoding cytoskeleton-associated protein 2 codes for MAESRKRSLGRPARSTLRVPRDLQLPPTKRDQPAFREQRKEKLKEYLLIRKTTFPYKQENQISRDQKMVTSEDQVQEGKKVVKLKTEVADKENIGSIVEKNCVPLKAEEVASSETHHPKGDVQAVQLLSTGADFPGQPVMLDQACHHKDSAGTQVTAEKTKQDTNMSKKRVLGYYHGQIVQSKINSFRKLPSVKDESLAATKKLPTTVSKARKAHIEPGKAVSVRASNTAAATRSTDTNSGSALSKNTLVRPPIRSLHSRTHGGTLGAVKQGLGGTLDSVTVRKESLEKESHRPEPVMSVVKTSSSQDTKRGKAPPRSIACKDVTRTNSSNARLTGKSRDPDQRRYTIAGAAVLRSAQPKDTTADRKAQMTDWRTGKGKGLKRPPHSEVTQAEPKRQNENAVGSFWTTMAEEDEQRLFTEKVNKTISECLNLINKGCPKEEILATLNDLIHNIPDAKKLVKYWICLVRIEPITSPIENIISIYEKAILAGAQPIEEMRHIIIDILTTKNQEKANLGENIEEAHATKEHIQEVNVETNLGSGKPEEENEHHRKVEVYEDNQDSKTEDPTNDLTTPDSKAEAGCLIRYNVSSTPRLQSMKKTQHDKNSTFKELKFLTPVRRSRRIQEKTLRLPDMLKDHDPSVSSLEQLSELGGDAFVCRPNAALCPLFCETDVVEEE; via the exons ATGGCAGAGTCCAGGAAACGCTCCCTTGGCCGGCCTGCGAGGAGTACCTTGCGGGTTCCTCGGGACCTGCAGCTGCCCCCGACCAAGAGAGACCAGCCGGCCTTCAGAG aacaaagaaaagaaaaactcaaggAATATCTGTTAATACGAAAAACAACGTTTCCATACAAACAAGAGAATCAGATATCCAG AGATCAGAAAATGGTGACATCTGAGGATCAGGTCCAAGAAGGGAAAAAAGTTGTGAAACTCAAAACAGAAGTG GCtgataaagaaaatattggaaGTATAGTTGAAAAAAACTGCGTTCCATTAAAGGCTGAAGAAGTAGCCAGCTCAGAAACGCACCACCCAAAGGGTGATGTGCAAGCCGTGCAGCTGTTATCCACCGGAGCGGATTTCCCAGGTCAGCCCGTGATGTTAGACCAGGCTTGTCACCATAAAGACAGTGCAGGGACGCAAGTGACGGCAGAGAAGACGAAGCAAGACACTAACATGTCTAAAAAACGAGTGCTTGGCTATTATCACGGCCAGATTGTTCAGTCTAAGATCAATTCATTCAGAAAGCTTCCCAGTGTCAAAGACGAGAGTCTCGCAGCAACCAAGAAACTCCCCACTACTGTGTCTAAAGCCAGGAAGGCTCACATTGAGCCTGGGAAGGCCGTCAGTGTCAGAGCCTCAAATACAGCTGCTGCCACCAGGTCTACAGACACTAACTCCGGGAGCGCCTTGTCCAAGAACACACTTGTGCGACCACCTATCCGAAGTCTCCACAGTAGAACCCACGGCGGGACCCTCGGTGCTGTGAAGCAAGGCCTCGGCGGGACCCTTGACAGTGTTACAGTCAGAAAAGAGTCGCTTGAAAAGGAGTCACATCGACCAGAACCGGTCATGTCTGTTGTCAAAACCAGTTCTTCTCAGGACACAAAAAGAGGCAAGGCCCCACCAAGAAGCATAGCATGTAAAGATGTAACCAGGACTAACTCATCTAATGCCAGGCTGACAGGAAAGTCCAGAGATCCTGACCAGCGCAGATACACGATCGCAGGAGCGGCTGTCCTTAGATCAGCTCAGCCCAAAGATACCACAGCAGACAGGAA AGCTCAGATGACCGACTGGAGAACTGGCAAAGGGAAGGGGCTAAAAAGGCCTCCTCATTCAGAGGTCACCCAGGCTGAGCCCAAGAGACAAAACGAAAACGCAGTTGGGTCCTTTTGGACCACCATGGCAGAAGAAGACGAGCAGAGATTATTCActgaaaaagtaaacaaaacgaTTTCTGAGTGCCTGAACCTCATTAATAAG GGATGCCCAAAAGAAGAAATTTTAGCTACACTGAATGACCTGATTCATAATATTCCAGATGCCAAGAAACTTGTTAAATATTGGATATGTCTTGTACGTATTGAACCAATCACAAGTCctattgaaaatattatttcaatctACGAGAAGGCCATTCTGGCAGGGGCTCAG ccTATTGAAGAGATGCGACATATAATCATAGATATTCTAACAACGAAGAATCAAGAAAAAGCCAATTTGG GAGAAAATATTGAGGAGGCTCATGCAACCAAGGAACATATCCAAGAAGTAAATGTTGAAACTAATCTCGGGTCAGGAAAACCAGAAGAGGAGAATGAACATCATAGAAAAGTTGAGGTTTACGAAGACAATCAGGACAGCAAAACAGAAGATCCAACCAATGATCTAACAACCCCAGACTCAAAAGCCGAGGCAGGTTGCCTGATTCGATATAATGTATCTTCTACACCACGCTTGCAAAG tATGAAAAAGACGCAACATGATAAAAATTCCACATTTAAAGAGCTAAAGTTTCTGACACCCGTGAGACGTTCGCGCCGCATTCAAGAGAAGACTTTACGACTGCCAGACATGTTAAAAGACCATGACCCTTCCGTGTCTTCCCTGGAGCAGTTGTCGGAGTTGGGAGGGGATGCTTTTGTTTGCCGCCCTAATGCAGCCCTGTGCCCTCTGTTCTGTGAGACCGACGTCGTGGAGGAGGAATAG
- the Ckap2 gene encoding cytoskeleton-associated protein 2 isoform X1, which produces MVTSEDQVQEGKKVVKLKTEVADKENIGSIVEKNCVPLKAEEVASSETHHPKGDVQAVQLLSTGADFPGQPVMLDQACHHKDSAGTQVTAEKTKQDTNMSKKRVLGYYHGQIVQSKINSFRKLPSVKDESLAATKKLPTTVSKARKAHIEPGKAVSVRASNTAAATRSTDTNSGSALSKNTLVRPPIRSLHSRTHGGTLGAVKQGLGGTLDSVTVRKESLEKESHRPEPVMSVVKTSSSQDTKRGKAPPRSIACKDVTRTNSSNARLTGKSRDPDQRRYTIAGAAVLRSAQPKDTTADRKAQMTDWRTGKGKGLKRPPHSEVTQAEPKRQNENAVGSFWTTMAEEDEQRLFTEKVNKTISECLNLINKGCPKEEILATLNDLIHNIPDAKKLVKYWICLVRIEPITSPIENIISIYEKAILAGAQPIEEMRHIIIDILTTKNQEKANLGENIEEAHATKEHIQEVNVETNLGSGKPEEENEHHRKVEVYEDNQDSKTEDPTNDLTTPDSKAEAGCLIRYNVSSTPRLQSMKKTQHDKNSTFKELKFLTPVRRSRRIQEKTLRLPDMLKDHDPSVSSLEQLSELGGDAFVCRPNAALCPLFCETDVVEEE; this is translated from the exons ATGGTGACATCTGAGGATCAGGTCCAAGAAGGGAAAAAAGTTGTGAAACTCAAAACAGAAGTG GCtgataaagaaaatattggaaGTATAGTTGAAAAAAACTGCGTTCCATTAAAGGCTGAAGAAGTAGCCAGCTCAGAAACGCACCACCCAAAGGGTGATGTGCAAGCCGTGCAGCTGTTATCCACCGGAGCGGATTTCCCAGGTCAGCCCGTGATGTTAGACCAGGCTTGTCACCATAAAGACAGTGCAGGGACGCAAGTGACGGCAGAGAAGACGAAGCAAGACACTAACATGTCTAAAAAACGAGTGCTTGGCTATTATCACGGCCAGATTGTTCAGTCTAAGATCAATTCATTCAGAAAGCTTCCCAGTGTCAAAGACGAGAGTCTCGCAGCAACCAAGAAACTCCCCACTACTGTGTCTAAAGCCAGGAAGGCTCACATTGAGCCTGGGAAGGCCGTCAGTGTCAGAGCCTCAAATACAGCTGCTGCCACCAGGTCTACAGACACTAACTCCGGGAGCGCCTTGTCCAAGAACACACTTGTGCGACCACCTATCCGAAGTCTCCACAGTAGAACCCACGGCGGGACCCTCGGTGCTGTGAAGCAAGGCCTCGGCGGGACCCTTGACAGTGTTACAGTCAGAAAAGAGTCGCTTGAAAAGGAGTCACATCGACCAGAACCGGTCATGTCTGTTGTCAAAACCAGTTCTTCTCAGGACACAAAAAGAGGCAAGGCCCCACCAAGAAGCATAGCATGTAAAGATGTAACCAGGACTAACTCATCTAATGCCAGGCTGACAGGAAAGTCCAGAGATCCTGACCAGCGCAGATACACGATCGCAGGAGCGGCTGTCCTTAGATCAGCTCAGCCCAAAGATACCACAGCAGACAGGAA AGCTCAGATGACCGACTGGAGAACTGGCAAAGGGAAGGGGCTAAAAAGGCCTCCTCATTCAGAGGTCACCCAGGCTGAGCCCAAGAGACAAAACGAAAACGCAGTTGGGTCCTTTTGGACCACCATGGCAGAAGAAGACGAGCAGAGATTATTCActgaaaaagtaaacaaaacgaTTTCTGAGTGCCTGAACCTCATTAATAAG GGATGCCCAAAAGAAGAAATTTTAGCTACACTGAATGACCTGATTCATAATATTCCAGATGCCAAGAAACTTGTTAAATATTGGATATGTCTTGTACGTATTGAACCAATCACAAGTCctattgaaaatattatttcaatctACGAGAAGGCCATTCTGGCAGGGGCTCAG ccTATTGAAGAGATGCGACATATAATCATAGATATTCTAACAACGAAGAATCAAGAAAAAGCCAATTTGG GAGAAAATATTGAGGAGGCTCATGCAACCAAGGAACATATCCAAGAAGTAAATGTTGAAACTAATCTCGGGTCAGGAAAACCAGAAGAGGAGAATGAACATCATAGAAAAGTTGAGGTTTACGAAGACAATCAGGACAGCAAAACAGAAGATCCAACCAATGATCTAACAACCCCAGACTCAAAAGCCGAGGCAGGTTGCCTGATTCGATATAATGTATCTTCTACACCACGCTTGCAAAG tATGAAAAAGACGCAACATGATAAAAATTCCACATTTAAAGAGCTAAAGTTTCTGACACCCGTGAGACGTTCGCGCCGCATTCAAGAGAAGACTTTACGACTGCCAGACATGTTAAAAGACCATGACCCTTCCGTGTCTTCCCTGGAGCAGTTGTCGGAGTTGGGAGGGGATGCTTTTGTTTGCCGCCCTAATGCAGCCCTGTGCCCTCTGTTCTGTGAGACCGACGTCGTGGAGGAGGAATAG